Proteins encoded in a region of the Psychromicrobium lacuslunae genome:
- a CDS encoding TetR/AcrR family transcriptional regulator, with translation MTEDTRIRPIRLPRDERRAQLLAAATEVFVANGYHAAAMDEIAEVAAVSKPVLYQHFPSKRELYIALLDVQLADLTERMLAALASTDDNRERVRATIGAYFEFISKGDQAHRLVFENDLINDPEVAAKIETFNATYANAIAGTIVRNTTLSEQEATLLGRGLAGMSQVSARYWLETNGELDREVAEEVIIRLAWRGISTFPMQASSEET, from the coding sequence ATGACAGAGGACACCCGCATCCGGCCCATCCGGCTGCCCCGGGATGAGCGACGGGCCCAACTACTGGCGGCGGCCACCGAGGTGTTTGTTGCCAATGGCTATCACGCCGCAGCGATGGATGAGATCGCCGAGGTCGCAGCGGTCTCCAAGCCTGTTCTCTACCAGCACTTCCCATCGAAGCGGGAACTGTACATCGCCTTGCTTGACGTGCAGCTCGCCGATTTGACTGAGCGAATGTTGGCCGCGCTGGCTTCCACCGATGACAACCGTGAGCGCGTACGCGCCACCATTGGCGCTTACTTTGAATTCATCTCCAAGGGAGACCAGGCGCACCGCCTGGTCTTTGAGAACGATCTCATTAACGACCCCGAAGTCGCGGCCAAGATTGAGACCTTCAACGCAACCTACGCCAATGCCATTGCTGGCACCATCGTGCGAAACACCACGCTCAGCGAGCAGGAGGCAACCCTGCTGGGCCGGGGCTTGGCCGGCATGTCGCAGGTCAGCGCACGCTATTGGTTGGAAACCAATGGAGAGTTGGATCGCGAGGTAGCCGAAGAGGTCATTATTCGTTTAGCTTGGCGCGGAATTAGCACCTTCCCGATGCAAGCCAGCAGCGAAGAGACCTAA
- a CDS encoding uroporphyrinogen-III synthase, producing MSAIDSGPQQESLPTGGPRLQGRSVLITRSPDRAAGFSRALRAAGATPYLLPLIDFEAADFSIAGLRAGGFDWLVVSSITTVRALKAQAELAGMSLAELVPEGVKIATIGPSSRRVLEAEGLRVDLAPEGIQSAAGLVGILPNLKGQRVWLPQSNLASAELAEGLCAAGAELQTTVAYRTVDYPAAEGARLTTPLQISAGEEASISAETPQLLSAAQARQLIEQGSLDAVIAASPSAADRIAATLAPLGSTRFIAIGQPTAEQAARIGLRVAATASTPTPQGIVEALQHVFIDPIFTEAAEAATQGPGGTEL from the coding sequence GTGAGTGCGATAGATTCCGGCCCGCAGCAGGAATCTTTGCCGACCGGCGGGCCGAGGCTGCAAGGGCGTTCCGTGTTAATTACCCGAAGCCCGGACCGTGCTGCCGGCTTTAGCCGGGCACTCAGAGCAGCCGGAGCGACTCCCTATTTATTGCCGCTGATCGACTTCGAGGCCGCAGATTTCTCGATTGCGGGCTTGCGCGCTGGCGGCTTTGATTGGTTGGTCGTCTCCTCGATCACCACTGTGCGAGCGCTCAAAGCCCAAGCAGAGCTGGCCGGGATGAGCCTGGCTGAGCTCGTGCCCGAGGGAGTGAAGATCGCCACCATTGGTCCGTCCTCGCGGCGCGTGCTAGAGGCCGAAGGGCTCCGGGTCGATTTGGCACCCGAGGGAATCCAATCGGCAGCCGGGCTCGTCGGCATCCTGCCCAATTTGAAGGGTCAGCGGGTTTGGCTGCCGCAGTCCAACCTAGCCAGCGCAGAGCTCGCCGAGGGCTTATGTGCTGCTGGTGCGGAGTTGCAAACCACGGTGGCTTATCGAACGGTGGATTATCCGGCAGCGGAGGGCGCTCGGCTGACCACGCCACTGCAGATCAGTGCTGGCGAGGAAGCCTCGATTAGTGCTGAGACACCACAGCTGCTCAGCGCGGCGCAAGCCAGGCAACTGATCGAGCAGGGCTCATTGGACGCTGTCATTGCAGCCTCGCCGAGTGCCGCGGATCGGATCGCGGCCACCTTAGCCCCACTGGGCTCGACAAGATTCATCGCTATCGGTCAGCCGACCGCAGAACAGGCGGCGCGGATCGGCCTACGGGTTGCCGCGACCGCCAGCACACCAACCCCGCAAGGCATTGTTGAAGCCTTACAGCACGTCTTTATTGATCCGATTTTCACCGAGGCGGCTGAGGCTGCCACCCAGGGCCCCGGAGGTACCGAGTTATGA
- the hemQ gene encoding hydrogen peroxide-dependent heme synthase, whose product MSDTLAESVSKTVSVDPSETPFTLWTVFKRLGQPGVGNGKVAVFEELVAQLAEQGITLRGAYDVSAMRSEADVMIWLVGASADGLQQAIRDIRRSELFANTDITWSAMGVHREAEFAKNHIPSYMRASLEPKQWVCVYPFVRSYEWYILPEEERGRMLREHGLLGRDFPGVLANTVSSFALGDWEWLLGLEADDVVELVDLMRHLRATDARMHVREEVPFYTGRRITAEEIAEVLR is encoded by the coding sequence ATGAGCGACACTTTGGCAGAATCTGTCAGTAAAACTGTAAGCGTTGACCCTTCGGAAACCCCCTTCACTCTCTGGACAGTCTTTAAGAGACTAGGGCAGCCCGGGGTGGGAAACGGCAAAGTGGCCGTTTTCGAGGAGCTAGTGGCGCAGCTAGCTGAGCAGGGCATAACTCTCCGTGGTGCCTACGATGTTTCGGCAATGCGCAGCGAGGCCGATGTGATGATCTGGCTGGTCGGTGCCAGCGCCGATGGCCTACAGCAAGCAATTCGTGACATCCGTCGCAGCGAGTTATTCGCCAATACTGACATCACCTGGTCAGCAATGGGTGTGCACCGCGAAGCGGAGTTCGCTAAGAACCACATCCCGAGTTATATGCGGGCCAGCCTGGAGCCGAAGCAGTGGGTCTGCGTTTACCCCTTCGTGCGCTCCTATGAGTGGTACATCCTGCCCGAAGAGGAACGCGGCCGGATGCTGCGGGAACACGGTTTGTTGGGCCGGGACTTCCCCGGTGTGCTGGCTAATACGGTCTCTTCCTTCGCCTTGGGCGACTGGGAATGGTTGCTCGGGTTGGAAGCCGACGATGTGGTTGAGCTGGTCGATCTGATGCGACACCTGCGTGCCACCGATGCCCGGATGCACGTCCGCGAAGAAGTCCCTTTCTACACCGGGCGGCGGATTACCGCCGAGGAGATCGCCGAGGTACTGCGATGA
- the hemC gene encoding hydroxymethylbilane synthase — protein MSEQTGREIFKLGTRGSKLARTQSQQIADQLSAVGGFDVELVEIRTDGDVLTGPLSQMGGTGVFVTALRAALLDGRIDLAVHSLKDLPTAAAPGLLTAAVPIRADARDALCSRSHRTLSELPSGAKVGTGSPRRAAQLRAARTDLEVVDIRGNVDTRLGRLENDLDAVVLAAAGLGRIDRSAAVSELFSSELMLPAPGQGALAVEVAHGTAASLTAALAAIDDSATRLAVTAERALLARLEAGCSAPVGAFAQLQGSLLRLEACVCAVDGSRVIRQAKSTDGITEVAATLLGIELAEAMLADGAAELIPAELG, from the coding sequence GTGTCTGAGCAAACCGGCAGAGAGATTTTCAAGCTCGGCACTCGTGGCTCCAAGCTGGCCCGAACCCAGTCTCAGCAGATCGCCGACCAGCTCTCCGCGGTGGGCGGCTTCGACGTCGAGCTGGTGGAGATTCGCACCGATGGTGACGTGTTGACCGGCCCGCTTTCGCAAATGGGTGGCACCGGGGTTTTTGTCACCGCGCTGCGGGCTGCACTGCTCGACGGCCGGATCGATCTCGCCGTGCATTCGCTCAAGGATTTGCCCACTGCTGCCGCGCCTGGCTTGCTCACCGCTGCCGTGCCTATCCGAGCCGATGCCCGTGACGCGCTTTGCTCTCGTTCACACCGCACGCTGTCCGAGCTGCCCTCCGGCGCTAAAGTCGGCACCGGTTCACCGCGCCGCGCTGCACAGTTACGAGCCGCTCGAACCGACCTCGAGGTTGTCGATATTCGCGGCAATGTGGACACCCGGCTCGGCCGCTTGGAGAACGATCTGGACGCGGTGGTGCTTGCCGCGGCGGGTCTCGGCCGGATCGACCGCTCGGCGGCGGTCTCCGAATTGTTCAGCAGTGAGCTGATGCTGCCAGCACCCGGCCAAGGCGCGCTCGCCGTCGAGGTGGCACACGGTACCGCGGCCTCGCTGACCGCTGCACTTGCGGCAATTGACGATTCGGCTACCCGGCTGGCGGTGACTGCTGAACGGGCGCTGCTGGCTCGTTTGGAGGCCGGTTGCAGTGCTCCGGTGGGTGCCTTTGCCCAATTGCAGGGCAGCCTGCTCCGCTTAGAAGCCTGCGTCTGCGCGGTCGATGGTAGTCGGGTGATTAGACAAGCTAAATCTACCGATGGCATCACCGAGGTTGCCGCCACCTTATTAGGCATCGAACTGGCTGAGGCAATGCTGGCCGACGGCGCTGCAGAATTAATTCCCGCGGAGCTGGGCTGA
- the moeB gene encoding molybdopterin-synthase adenylyltransferase MoeB has protein sequence MSFALSPLVAPGPELSAEELQRYSRHLLLPEVAVLGQRRLKNSRVLVIGAGGLGSPVISYLAAAGVGIIGVIDDDVVDVSNLQRQVLHKNSSVGQPKVSSAVAAVAELNPLVTVQAIQERLSSANALDLLGQYDLVLDGSDNFATRYLVSDACEILAKPLVWGSILRFDGQVSVFWSGQGPSYRDVFPEPPPADAVPSCSEAGVFGLLCGVIGSVMAGEAVKLLTGIGEPLLGRLQVYDALDSSWRTVRVSADPERSPVTELIDYQEFCGVQPAASVAIPWSAVTPTQQLIDVRSANETALGSLPGAIVIPKAVLDAKDYSLLPEDTELVLFCRTGLRSAAAALALRAAGFERVWSVAGGLGSAAGHAEVRS, from the coding sequence ATGAGTTTTGCGTTGAGCCCGCTGGTTGCTCCGGGGCCCGAATTGTCTGCTGAGGAGTTGCAGCGTTATTCTCGGCATTTACTGCTGCCGGAAGTCGCTGTTCTCGGCCAGCGGCGGCTGAAAAACTCTCGAGTCCTGGTGATCGGTGCGGGCGGCCTGGGTTCGCCGGTGATTTCCTACCTCGCTGCGGCCGGGGTGGGCATCATCGGGGTGATCGATGATGATGTAGTGGACGTGTCTAATCTGCAGCGTCAGGTGCTACATAAAAACAGTTCGGTGGGTCAGCCCAAAGTTAGCTCAGCGGTGGCGGCGGTGGCCGAACTGAACCCCTTAGTGACGGTGCAAGCAATTCAGGAACGGCTGAGTTCAGCCAATGCCCTGGACCTTTTGGGCCAATACGATCTGGTACTCGACGGTTCAGATAACTTCGCCACCAGGTATCTGGTCTCGGATGCCTGCGAAATCTTAGCCAAACCTCTGGTCTGGGGTTCTATTCTGCGCTTTGACGGCCAAGTTTCGGTGTTCTGGTCCGGACAGGGCCCGAGCTATCGCGACGTCTTCCCGGAGCCGCCGCCAGCCGATGCGGTGCCGTCCTGCTCCGAGGCAGGAGTCTTCGGTCTGCTTTGTGGTGTGATTGGCTCGGTGATGGCGGGCGAGGCAGTGAAGTTATTGACCGGCATCGGCGAGCCACTACTCGGCCGACTGCAGGTTTACGACGCTTTGGATTCCTCCTGGCGAACCGTTCGTGTCTCGGCTGACCCGGAACGTAGCCCGGTGACCGAACTCATCGACTATCAGGAGTTCTGCGGGGTGCAGCCCGCCGCCTCGGTGGCGATACCTTGGTCCGCCGTGACGCCGACTCAGCAGCTAATCGATGTGCGTTCCGCGAATGAAACCGCATTGGGTTCGCTCCCCGGTGCAATCGTGATACCGAAAGCAGTACTTGACGCGAAGGATTATTCTTTGCTGCCAGAGGATACTGAGCTGGTGCTGTTCTGTCGCACCGGCTTACGTTCTGCCGCGGCCGCACTAGCCCTACGGGCCGCGGGTTTTGAGCGGGTCTGGAGCGTGGCGGGTGGTTTGGGCTCGGCAGCGGGGCACGCTGAGGTACGAAGCTAG
- a CDS encoding glutamyl-tRNA reductase, which yields MVLFSLIATHTDLDLETVARLSVGSSAISNSAVVLATCNRFEIYAAAESEAAVPALREEIETKLRQATELSEELISKAFTTLSGSEVARHLFAVASGLDSAVVGEREIAGQVRRALSEAQTAFPVPGPLVRLFQKASKTAKDVGSQTALGSQGRSIVSVALDLANDSSALSWAERSVLLFGTGAYAGATMALLRERGVQDVSVHSSSGRAPSFVASRGGRAILDATELKAALGSADLVIGCSGSDNRLSAGFLAEARQQVGHSGEQLTMIDLALTRDFDPAVVELPEVELLTLESVRLAAPEEQESALQQASQIVDTAAAAFETEIAARSVDSAIVALRKHTLAVLDVELERVRAQHGCTAAAEEVEFALRRMVKQLLHVPTVRGRELAAAGQQDQYLAGLQALYGLEVATAASPAAIPGNEPAVTEPSGLTSQSAEASCPVDHERTA from the coding sequence GTGGTTCTCTTCTCATTGATTGCAACTCATACAGATCTCGATCTGGAAACCGTCGCCCGGTTGAGCGTCGGCTCTTCAGCCATCTCTAACTCCGCCGTGGTACTAGCCACTTGCAATCGCTTTGAAATCTACGCGGCAGCCGAATCTGAGGCTGCTGTGCCAGCGCTCCGCGAGGAGATTGAAACCAAGCTCAGGCAAGCTACTGAATTATCCGAAGAGCTCATCAGCAAGGCTTTCACCACCCTCAGCGGCTCGGAGGTTGCTCGGCACCTCTTTGCGGTGGCTTCGGGCCTGGATTCCGCGGTTGTGGGTGAACGCGAAATCGCCGGGCAGGTGCGACGCGCACTCAGCGAGGCGCAAACTGCTTTTCCCGTCCCTGGCCCGCTGGTCCGGCTCTTCCAAAAAGCCTCAAAGACAGCCAAGGACGTTGGATCGCAAACCGCTCTGGGAAGTCAGGGGCGTTCAATCGTTTCGGTCGCCCTTGATCTGGCCAACGATTCCTCGGCGCTGTCCTGGGCAGAGCGCTCGGTGTTGCTCTTCGGTACCGGAGCCTACGCCGGCGCCACCATGGCATTGCTACGGGAACGTGGCGTGCAGGACGTTTCGGTCCATTCTTCTTCCGGTCGCGCACCAAGCTTTGTCGCGAGTCGGGGTGGCCGGGCAATTCTGGACGCCACTGAACTCAAAGCCGCACTGGGCAGCGCTGATCTGGTGATTGGTTGCAGCGGTTCGGATAACAGACTCTCAGCCGGGTTCCTCGCCGAGGCACGACAGCAGGTCGGGCATTCCGGAGAGCAGCTGACCATGATCGATCTAGCACTCACCAGAGACTTCGATCCGGCGGTTGTTGAACTCCCCGAAGTCGAGCTACTCACCCTAGAATCGGTGCGCCTAGCTGCCCCCGAAGAGCAAGAGTCGGCTTTGCAGCAGGCCAGCCAGATCGTCGATACCGCGGCAGCGGCCTTTGAAACCGAAATCGCTGCCCGCAGCGTTGATTCGGCAATTGTGGCGCTACGCAAACACACCCTCGCGGTCCTGGATGTTGAATTGGAGCGGGTACGCGCCCAGCACGGTTGCACCGCGGCCGCCGAAGAAGTTGAATTCGCCTTGCGCAGGATGGTCAAGCAGTTACTGCACGTGCCCACCGTACGGGGGCGTGAACTGGCCGCCGCTGGACAGCAAGATCAGTATTTGGCCGGGCTACAGGCACTCTACGGCCTTGAGGTGGCGACAGCCGCTAGCCCTGCCGCTATCCCAGGCAATGAGCCTGCCGTGACCGAGCCAAGTGGATTAACCTCACAGTCCGCCGAGGCCAGCTGCCCGGTTGATCACGAGCGCACCGCTTAG
- the hemB gene encoding porphobilinogen synthase: MSFPHHRPRRLRSTPAMRRLVAEHRVHTSDLILPVFVKEGISEPLPIPSMPGVVQHSSESLRRAAAQAAELGLGGIMLFGVPAERDAKGSGAIDENGILNRSIREVRQEVGDDIVVMSDLCLDEFTDHGHCGVLDAQGRVDNDATLEIYGEMAVAQALAGAHLLGPSGMMDGQVAVIRQALDQAGLSDIGVLAYAAKYASAFYGPFRDAVDSQLKGDRRTYQMDSANRREALLEVELDLEEGADMVMVKPAMSYLDILADVAAISPVPVAAYQISGEYAMIEATAANGWIDRQAAIQESVLSIKRAGADSILSYWAVELAEWMSK, from the coding sequence ATGAGTTTTCCACATCACCGCCCGCGCCGCTTGCGTAGTACCCCGGCGATGCGTCGGCTCGTCGCCGAGCACCGAGTGCACACCTCGGATTTGATCCTGCCCGTTTTCGTCAAGGAAGGGATCAGCGAACCTTTGCCGATCCCTTCGATGCCGGGAGTAGTGCAACACAGCTCCGAAAGCTTGCGTCGGGCGGCCGCGCAAGCCGCTGAACTGGGGCTGGGCGGCATCATGCTGTTCGGAGTACCGGCAGAGCGCGATGCAAAGGGCAGTGGCGCGATAGATGAGAACGGTATCTTGAACCGATCCATTCGCGAGGTCCGTCAAGAAGTGGGCGATGACATTGTGGTGATGAGCGACCTTTGCCTCGATGAGTTCACCGATCACGGGCACTGTGGTGTGCTGGATGCCCAGGGCCGGGTGGACAATGATGCGACTCTTGAGATTTATGGCGAGATGGCGGTGGCTCAGGCCTTAGCGGGTGCGCATCTTTTAGGTCCCTCGGGGATGATGGACGGCCAAGTCGCGGTGATTCGGCAGGCTCTTGACCAGGCCGGGTTGAGCGATATTGGTGTACTGGCTTACGCGGCAAAGTATGCTTCGGCGTTTTACGGGCCTTTCCGCGACGCCGTGGATTCGCAGCTCAAGGGTGATCGACGCACCTACCAGATGGATAGCGCGAACCGCCGGGAAGCGCTGCTCGAGGTCGAGCTTGACCTTGAAGAGGGTGCCGATATGGTGATGGTGAAACCGGCAATGAGTTATTTGGACATTCTGGCCGACGTCGCGGCGATCTCGCCGGTGCCGGTCGCGGCCTACCAAATCTCGGGGGAGTACGCGATGATCGAGGCCACCGCCGCCAATGGCTGGATCGACCGGCAGGCGGCAATTCAGGAGTCGGTGCTGAGCATTAAGCGAGCCGGTGCCGATTCGATTTTGAGCTATTGGGCGGTTGAGCTAGCAGAATGGATGAGCAAATGA
- a CDS encoding ferrochelatase: MSAPVNTELNPITERGRMAPKEYDAILLASFGGPEGQDDVIPFLRNVTRGRGIPDERLEEVSHHYRAFGGISPINEQNRALKAALEGELAARGIELPVLWGNRNWDPYIPEVLQEAYDAGHRKILTVTTSAYSCYSSCRQYREDLGMALVDSGLDGKLEVDKVRQYFDHPGFVEPFIEGTIAGLAKVRAELTEQNQGGDDKIHILFATHSIPTRDAEAAGNSSDEPREFAEGSAYVAQHLAAASAVMDRVNAESGSETKWSLVYQSRSGAPHVPWLEPDISDAMEELAGQGVRGVVVVPLGFVSDHMEVVWDLDTEAKETAEKLELAFDRVPTPGTHQKFVAGLVDLISERTVANNIAARPAMTPLGPWYDVCRPGCCANFRGEKPTIAGADSTVGSVA; this comes from the coding sequence ATGAGCGCGCCGGTGAACACCGAACTCAACCCGATTACCGAACGTGGTCGGATGGCCCCCAAAGAATACGATGCCATCTTGCTGGCCTCCTTCGGCGGGCCGGAAGGCCAGGACGACGTCATTCCCTTCTTGCGCAATGTCACTAGAGGACGCGGCATCCCGGACGAACGCTTAGAAGAGGTCTCACATCACTACCGGGCATTTGGCGGGATCAGCCCGATCAATGAGCAGAATCGAGCGTTGAAAGCAGCACTCGAAGGTGAGTTGGCGGCTCGGGGAATTGAGCTGCCGGTGCTCTGGGGCAATCGCAACTGGGACCCTTATATCCCCGAGGTACTGCAAGAAGCTTATGATGCCGGGCACCGGAAGATCCTGACCGTCACCACGAGCGCCTACTCCTGCTACTCCTCCTGCCGCCAGTACCGGGAGGACCTTGGCATGGCCCTGGTCGATTCAGGGCTCGACGGAAAACTCGAGGTTGATAAGGTCCGGCAGTACTTCGACCATCCGGGTTTTGTCGAACCGTTTATCGAGGGCACTATTGCTGGCCTCGCCAAGGTGCGGGCCGAGTTGACTGAGCAGAACCAGGGTGGCGATGACAAGATTCACATCTTATTTGCCACCCACTCAATCCCGACCAGGGACGCCGAAGCAGCGGGCAACTCCTCCGATGAGCCCCGCGAGTTCGCTGAAGGATCGGCCTATGTGGCGCAGCACCTGGCTGCCGCCAGCGCCGTGATGGACCGAGTGAACGCCGAATCTGGCAGCGAAACTAAATGGTCGCTTGTCTACCAGTCCCGCTCGGGTGCGCCGCACGTACCGTGGCTCGAACCCGACATTAGTGACGCAATGGAAGAGCTCGCCGGGCAAGGCGTGCGCGGCGTCGTGGTGGTGCCGTTGGGCTTCGTCAGCGATCACATGGAAGTCGTCTGGGACCTGGACACCGAGGCCAAGGAAACCGCTGAGAAGCTTGAGCTGGCCTTCGATCGAGTGCCAACCCCGGGTACACATCAAAAGTTCGTGGCCGGTCTGGTCGATCTGATTAGCGAGCGAACCGTTGCCAACAATATTGCGGCTCGCCCGGCAATGACCCCCTTGGGGCCGTGGTACGACGTCTGTCGGCCCGGTTGCTGCGCGAACTTCCGGGGCGAAAAGCCAACCATTGCCGGCGCCGACAGCACCGTTGGATCGGTGGCTTAA
- the hemE gene encoding uroporphyrinogen decarboxylase yields the protein MTLQPSHPLNDGRTGDSPLIAAYRGRTPSRTPIWFMRQAGRSLPEYRKAREGVSMLDSCLRPELASEITLQPVRRHDVDAAIFFSDIVIPLKLAGVGVDIVPGVGPVLERPIRSLADVQALPELDNQALEPIRAAVALTVAELGNTPLIGFAGAPFTLAAYMVEGKPSRDHLGPRRMMHADPQTWQALAQWAADASGKFLRAQLESGASAGQLFDSWAGSLGLADYQQHVAPASTRALDHVRELGAPLIHFGTGTSELLVAMRDVGVDVVGVDYRLPLDEANRRLGGSSPLQGNIDPALLDAPWPVLRDHVLDVLRRGRTAPGHVVNLGHGVPPDADPAVLSRIVELVHGENDLASSTQSAQTAEEQESSDD from the coding sequence ATGACGCTGCAACCCAGCCACCCGCTCAACGACGGACGTACCGGTGATTCTCCGCTGATCGCCGCCTATCGTGGTCGCACTCCGAGCCGCACGCCGATCTGGTTCATGCGGCAAGCCGGACGGTCCTTGCCGGAATACCGTAAGGCTCGTGAAGGGGTTTCCATGCTGGACTCCTGCCTGCGGCCCGAACTAGCCAGTGAAATCACTTTGCAGCCGGTGCGTCGGCACGACGTGGACGCCGCGATTTTCTTCTCCGACATCGTCATTCCGCTCAAGCTAGCCGGGGTTGGCGTTGACATCGTGCCCGGCGTCGGCCCGGTACTGGAGCGGCCGATTCGTAGCCTGGCCGATGTGCAGGCCCTACCGGAGTTGGATAATCAGGCGCTGGAACCCATCCGTGCAGCGGTCGCGCTGACTGTTGCCGAGCTGGGCAATACTCCGCTGATCGGCTTTGCCGGTGCCCCCTTTACCCTGGCTGCCTACATGGTGGAAGGCAAGCCCTCGCGTGATCACCTGGGGCCACGTCGGATGATGCATGCTGACCCCCAAACCTGGCAGGCGTTGGCCCAGTGGGCCGCCGATGCCTCTGGGAAGTTCTTGCGAGCTCAGTTGGAGTCGGGAGCGAGTGCCGGCCAGCTCTTTGATTCCTGGGCCGGTTCGCTTGGCCTTGCCGACTATCAGCAGCATGTCGCGCCGGCGTCCACTCGGGCGCTCGATCATGTTCGCGAACTGGGGGCGCCGCTGATTCACTTTGGTACCGGTACCTCGGAATTGTTGGTGGCAATGCGGGACGTCGGCGTCGACGTGGTGGGTGTCGACTATCGGCTGCCCTTGGATGAAGCTAACCGGAGGCTTGGCGGCAGCTCGCCCTTGCAAGGCAATATTGACCCGGCGCTGCTGGACGCGCCCTGGCCGGTACTGCGGGATCATGTGCTCGATGTGCTGCGCCGCGGCCGTACCGCCCCGGGGCATGTGGTCAATTTGGGCCACGGGGTCCCGCCGGACGCCGATCCAGCTGTGCTGAGCCGTATCGTAGAACTTGTACACGGCGAGAACGATCTGGCGAGTTCGACGCAGAGCGCGCAGACGGCTGAAGAGCAGGAGAGCAGCGATGACTGA
- the hemG gene encoding protoporphyrinogen oxidase → MTEKQRSSAVVIGGGMAGLVAARELAHADVAVTLLEASDQVGGAVAAHEVGGLVLDAGAESYAKRSKAFEELAAQLGLAEQLAEPNPVGAWLALADSRGQQRTSPLPKGVLGIPLDLDAPELREILGRSGLLRAKLDVNLPKGVGVKSRSLADMVRARMGQRVVDRLLAPVVGGVYSVSPEDLDPDLAIPGLRAALREHGSLSAAVTAIKAKNSGKKSKKPGSAVGGLRGGVYQIAQALRTELDELGVELVLNSPVLKIKRTGTAWHVTTAQGLVEADKVVLATEASAAVELLDGVLAEAADFAGPDGIGVQGKQIALLTIVVDLPELDAIPRGTGVLVAPKLTQVKAKAMTHATAKWPWLADEEGPGTHVLRLSYAEEALSDGDPELQQALADASALLGLEVQQDDVLDWDVVRWRSAVSNATLGQQARIDALREAAAGIDGLAVTGAWLAGNGLVSVIADAQQQARGIL, encoded by the coding sequence ATGACTGAGAAGCAGCGTTCCAGCGCGGTGGTGATCGGCGGCGGCATGGCTGGGCTGGTGGCGGCACGCGAACTCGCCCATGCCGACGTCGCGGTGACGCTGCTCGAGGCGAGCGATCAGGTCGGCGGCGCGGTAGCAGCCCACGAAGTGGGTGGTTTGGTGCTCGACGCTGGCGCGGAGAGCTACGCCAAACGCAGCAAGGCTTTCGAAGAACTGGCCGCCCAACTGGGGCTGGCCGAGCAGCTCGCGGAGCCCAATCCGGTAGGTGCTTGGCTGGCGCTCGCCGATAGTCGAGGCCAGCAGCGGACCTCGCCGCTGCCCAAGGGAGTGCTGGGCATTCCCCTCGACCTGGATGCTCCGGAACTACGCGAGATCCTGGGTCGTAGCGGGTTACTGCGGGCCAAGCTCGACGTCAATCTGCCCAAGGGCGTCGGGGTGAAGTCGCGCAGCTTGGCCGATATGGTGCGGGCTCGAATGGGTCAGCGGGTGGTGGACCGGCTGCTTGCCCCGGTGGTAGGCGGCGTCTATTCGGTGAGCCCGGAGGACCTGGACCCGGATCTGGCTATTCCCGGGCTGCGGGCCGCGCTGCGCGAGCACGGTTCGCTTTCCGCCGCGGTGACCGCAATCAAGGCGAAGAACTCTGGTAAGAAGTCCAAGAAACCCGGTTCCGCGGTGGGCGGCTTGCGTGGCGGGGTCTATCAGATCGCCCAAGCGCTGCGCACCGAACTAGATGAACTTGGCGTCGAGCTGGTACTGAATTCACCGGTACTGAAAATCAAGCGAACCGGCACCGCCTGGCACGTCACCACGGCGCAGGGCTTGGTGGAGGCTGACAAGGTGGTACTGGCCACTGAGGCCAGCGCTGCCGTCGAACTGCTGGATGGTGTGTTGGCTGAGGCGGCTGACTTTGCTGGCCCCGATGGTATCGGTGTGCAGGGGAAGCAGATTGCGCTGCTCACCATTGTGGTCGATCTGCCGGAACTTGACGCCATCCCGCGGGGGACCGGGGTGTTGGTGGCGCCCAAGCTGACTCAGGTCAAGGCGAAGGCAATGACTCATGCCACTGCCAAATGGCCCTGGCTGGCGGACGAAGAAGGTCCGGGCACTCACGTTTTGCGGCTCTCTTATGCTGAGGAAGCGCTCAGCGATGGTGACCCGGAACTGCAGCAAGCGCTCGCGGACGCCTCAGCGCTGTTGGGCCTTGAGGTGCAGCAAGATGATGTGCTGGATTGGGACGTGGTGCGTTGGCGCAGCGCTGTTTCTAATGCCACTCTTGGCCAGCAGGCGCGGATTGATGCCTTACGCGAGGCGGCCGCCGGAATTGATGGCCTCGCGGTGACTGGTGCCTGGCTAGCAGGCAATGGACTGGTCTCGGTGATTGCCGATGCGCAACAGCAGGCGCGCGGGATTTTGTGA
- a CDS encoding DUF3107 domain-containing protein, with product MEVKIGIQNVGREIVLESGQDAEAVAKLVSEAIKAGSELRLSDEKGRTVIVPGASIGYVELGVEEPRRVGFGAL from the coding sequence GTGGAAGTAAAGATCGGAATTCAGAATGTCGGCCGGGAAATTGTGCTTGAATCGGGCCAAGACGCCGAGGCGGTAGCGAAGCTTGTCTCGGAAGCCATTAAGGCTGGCAGCGAACTTCGGCTCAGTGACGAAAAAGGTCGCACCGTGATCGTGCCTGGCGCCTCCATTGGTTACGTAGAGCTCGGCGTTGAGGAACCGCGCCGAGTAGGGTTCGGAGCGCTCTAA